In Acropora palmata chromosome 7, jaAcrPala1.3, whole genome shotgun sequence, one genomic interval encodes:
- the LOC141886018 gene encoding uncharacterized protein LOC141886018 isoform X2, translating to MTRRCKHFNLSVEIFRLLSNTWRYKKQGKYAEAEPLYRILTTSDNIIGWEKIKMEREIDEVVKEYRGSRNGEAARQQIAETRV from the exons acATTTCAACCTCAGCGTGGAAATATTCCGTCTACTATCAAACACCTGGCGTTACAAAAAACAG GGTAAATATGCCGAAGCAGAACCATTATACAG AATACTGACTACGAGTGACAATATCATTGGAtgggaaaaaatcaagatggaACGAGAAATTGACGAAGTGGTCAAAGAATATAGAGGCAGTAGAAACGGGGAAGCTGCAAGACAACAAATTGCAGAAACTCGAGtttaa
- the LOC141886018 gene encoding uncharacterized protein LOC141886018 isoform X1 yields MALIVRFAFIALLLLPYQCEAKAENCSQTPCLLLPVGDDQVASEFRLKSSEKGVRLVYINLVIGNASYDPLELPDVFLPHRWIWANSIHEPMLSLPEDYDMLSAGLLNYQVRSIEVKLKDHPSGCLAKLNSTCQNRAVGRMLLENVTSSVSGDILHKKTPVVCVAVINTTTTDASSERDMDYRCCEVYKEARTGRTEIRCKEEIDVGDWVATVHKIFLFLSFFLALFAPALPLALPDYVFSLEDEVEKENRQAEQTNIEITRYLCVTDYSTESEQDNQRGTGADRSKTEDVALCTMTSTATDTANNKNNIYNNDTIQEETGQNTSICVSNSRDQDEESKFIPVDDSSPMNVSTLLRESVQKFPDVPLSFNIKLAVMFLCVYPCVLFVQIGLYYTLKKTSMDEIRNKRVQVDSVFGAGVVFVDVTVISDEVEFWIVNIAMIIMIFILVLLLKPKDFFVGENELCRLCIVLSPTNNNLNFSLASRRTLGNEMHRHLKLLRYYLWNSGVAYGNIVVSIYYRLSLGCLREKMRKKSRGNHLGWVFLRLISLIFALPCIIVGGVFSLLIFIIFFIISLVFFSPALTVSWFSAIKILHFLDIGGKRAFFISIGILCLTSLYLIFSILLLANSCLFISVVVTYVIIGLSLNASIVTPFLAFFLVLTTNLYLCYAKLQRKYKVVKKMILEKLKELLMNSDGPKGTIHLEIYWFVCDRVLPIKAEVCRMLGSMVLVIAFLFLSLSSIVFFGNKYDISTFTTTVSVFFTGSIAPLFLRILTTSDNIIGWEKIKMEREIDEVVKEYRGSRNGEAARQQIAETRV; encoded by the coding sequence ATGGCTCTCATAGTGCGTTTCGCTTTCATCGCTCTTTTGTTATTGCCGTATCAGTGCGAAGCCAAGGCAGAGAATTGCAGCCAAACACCGTGTCTGCTTTTACCAGTTGGAGACGATCAAGTTGCATCTGAATTTCGTTTGAAGTCTTCTGAGAAAGGTGTTAGGTTGGTTTACATCAATTTGGTCATCGGTAACGCGAGCTACGATCCACTGGAATTACCAGACGTGTTCCTCCCTCACCGGTGGATCTGGGCCAACTCCATCCATGAGCCGATGCTCTCTTTACCCGAAGATTACGATATGCTTTCTGCGGGTCTTCTCAATTACCAAGTGAGAAGCATAGAGGTAAAGTTGAAAGATCATCCGAGCGGATGTCTGGCTAAATTGAACTCGACATGCCAGAATCGAGCGGTCGGAAGAATGTTGTTAGAAAATGTGACAAGTAGCGTCTCTGGTGACATATTGCACAAAAAGACGCCAGTGGTTTGTGTCGCAGTAATAAACACCACAACGACTGACGCTTCCAGTGAACGCGATATGGATTATCGTTGCTGTGAAGTGTATAAGGAAGCCCGCACTGGGCGGACCGAGATTCGGtgcaaagaagaaattgaTGTTGGCGACTGGGTGGCGACGGTACATAAGATCTTCCTTTttctatcattttttttagcacTGTTTGCTCCTGCACTTCCTCTAGCATTACCAGACTACGTTTTTAGTCTTGAAGACGAAGTTGAAAAGGAGAATCGCCAGGCAGAGCAGACCAATATAGAAATAACAAGATATCTGTGCGTCACCGATTATTCAACTGAAAGTGAACAGGACAACCAGAGGGGAACTGGAGCAGATCGGAGCAAAACAGAGGATGTAGCCCTGTGCACTATGACTTCTACTGCTACTGATACTgctaataacaaaaataatatttataataatgatacGATTCAAGAAGAAACCGGCCAAAACACTTCGATTTGTGTGTCAAATAGTCGGGATCAAGATGAGGAAAGCAAATTCATTCCCGTAGATGATTCAAGTCCAATGAATGTTTCAACTCTTTTACGCGAGTCTGTTCAGAAATTCCCAGATGTACCGTTATCTTTTAACATCAAATTAGCCGTGATGTTTCTTTGCGTTTATCCATGCGTCCTCTTTGTTCAAATAGGACTCTATTATACGCTGAAAAAGACCTCTATGGACGAAATCAGAAACAAACGTGTCCAAGTTGACAGTGTATTTGGTGCAGGTGTTGTGTTTGTCGACGTAACGGTAATTTCTGACGAGGTGGAATTCTGGATCGTAAATATagcaatgataattatgattTTTATACTTGTATTACTTTTGAAACCGAAGGACTTTTTCGTGGGAGAGAATGAGTTATGTCGGCTTTGTATCGTTCTCAGCCCGACAAACAACAATTTAAACTTTTCTTTGGCATCTCGACGTACATTGGGGAATGAAATGCACCGTCACTTAAAACTTCTACGCTATTACCTCTGGAATTCTGGGGTTGCTTATGGAAATATTGTGGTTTCAATCTATTACCGTCTTTCGTTAGGATGTCTGCGCGAAAAGATGCGCAAAAAATCGCGAGGAAATCATCTAGGTTGGGTTTTTTTGCgtttaatttctttgataTTCGCACTACCTTGTATAATTGTGGGTGGAGTGTTCAGTCTGctgattttcattattttttttattatttcacttgttttcttttctccagCCCTAACGGTGAGTTGGTTTTCTGCGATCAAGATTTTACATTTCCTAGACATCGGAGGGAAAAGggctttttttatttcgattgGTATTTTGTGTTTAACTAGTTTGTACCTGATATTTTCAATCTTGTTGCTGGCAAATTCTTGCCTTTTTATTAGTGTCGTTGTGACATATGTGATAATTGGATTAAGTCTTAATGCAAGCATTGTGACGCCCTTCCTGGCTTTCTTCCTGGTACTCACAACAAACTTGTATTTATGCTATGCTAAACTGCAGAGGAAATATAAAGTGGTCAAGAAAATGATATTGGAGAAGCTAAAAGAATTACTAATGAATAGCGATGGCCCAAAGGGTACAATTCACTTAGAGATATATTGGTTCGTCTGTGACAGGGTTTTGCCAATTAAAGCTGAAGTGTGTCGAATGCTCGGCAGTATGGTTTTGGTCAtagcgtttttgtttttatcactatcttctattgttttctttggaaatAAGTATGATATTTCGACTTTTACCACAACGGTCTCTGTGTTTTTCACTGGTTCAATTGCACCATTGTTTTTAAGAATACTGACTACGAGTGACAATATCATTGGAtgggaaaaaatcaagatggaACGAGAAATTGACGAAGTGGTCAAAGAATATAGAGGCAGTAGAAACGGGGAAGCTGCAAGACAACAAATTGCAGAAACTCGAGtttaa